A genomic segment from Glycine soja cultivar W05 chromosome 18, ASM419377v2, whole genome shotgun sequence encodes:
- the LOC114394510 gene encoding alanine--glyoxylate aminotransferase 2 homolog 3, mitochondrial-like, which yields MTGSLAARLVLRRCRSPASQFFFRREASWPATERTTKDVVTSPPKELPAFDYSPPAYSGPSRDEIIAKRREYLSPSIFHNYKSPLNVVEGKRQYLFDDKGRRYLDAFGGIATVCCGHCHPDVVEAIVEQTKRLQHSTVLYLNHAITDFAEALAAKLPGNLKVAFFTNSGTEANELAILIAKLYTGSHDIISLRNSYHGNGGGTMGTTAQSIWKYNVVQSGVHHAVNPDPYRGLFGSDGEKYVRDVQEIINFGTSGNVAAFISEAIQGVGGIVELAPGYLPAAYDIVRKAGGLCIADEVQTGIARTGSHFWGFEAHGVVPDIVTIAKSIGNGIPLGAVVTTPEIAKALTRRSYFNTFGGNPVCTAAGLAVLRVIEKEKLQENAFVVGSYLKERLNALKDKYELIGDVRGRGMMLGVELVSDGKLKTPAQSETLHVMDQMKELGVLIGKGGYYGNVFRITPPLCFTKEDADFLVDAMDYTFSRM from the exons atgacgGGATCCCTCGCGGCAAGGCTCGTCCTTCGTCGTTGCCGATCGCCGGCAAGTCAATTCTTCTTCCGCAGGGAAGCCTCCTGGCCGGCGACGGAGCGAACGACAAAGGACGTCGTTACGTCGCCGCCGAAGGAATTGCCGGCGTTCGACTACTCTCCGCCGGCGTACTCCGGTCCCTCCCGCGACGAGATCATCGCGAAGCGCCGGGAGTACCTCAGCCCTTCGATCTTCCACAACTACAAATCTCCG CTGAACGTGGTGGAGGGGAAGAGGCAGTACCTGTTCGACGATAAGGGAAGGAGGTATCTCGACGCGTTCGGAGGGATTGCTACGGTGTGCTGCGGGCACTGCCACCCCGATGTGGTGGAGGCCATCGTGGAACAAACGAAGCGGTTGCAGCACTCCACAGTTCTGTACCTGAACCATGCCATAACGGATTTTGCTGAGGCTTTGGCTGCTAAGCTTCCCGGTAATCTTAAG GTGGCATTTTTTACAAATTCTGGAACGGAAGCAAACGAATTGGCAATACTGATAGCAAAATTGTACACTGGCTCCCATGACATAATATCTCTAAGGAATTCTTACCATGGGAATGGTGGTGGAACGATGGGGACCACAGCTCAAAGCATTTGGAAATATAATGTTGTGCAG AGTGGTGTTCATCATGCGGTGAATCCAGACCCTTATCGAGGCCTTTTCGGTTCTGATGGAGAGAAGTATGTAAGAGATGTTcaagaaatcattaattttggaaCTTCCGGAAATGTTGCAGCTTTCATATCTGAAGCGATACAG GGAGTAGGGGGCATCGTTGAACTGGCTCCTGGTTACTTGCCTGCTGCCTACGATATTGTTAGAAAAGCTGGAGGTCTTTGCATTGCCGACGAGGTTCAGACGGGAATTGCTCGCACCGGTAGCCATTTCTGGGGATTTGAGGCCCATGGTGTTGTACCTGACATAGTAACAATAGCAAAG AGCATTGGAAACGGCATTCCTCTTGGTGCTGTTGTGACAACTCCTGAGATTGCGAAGGCATTGACTCGCCGGAGTTACTTCAACACCTTTGGTGGGAATCCTGTTTGCACTGCTGCAGGATTGGCTGTTTTAAGAGTGATAGAGAAagagaagcttcaagaaaatgCTTTTGTAGTGGGTTCCTATTTGAAAGAGAGACTCAATGCACTCAAGGACAAATATGAAT TAATTGGTGATGTTAGAGGAAGAGGCATGATGCTTGGAGTTGAACTTGTCAGTGATGGCAAACTTAAAACACCAGCACAAAGTGAAACACTGCATGTGATGGACCAAATGAAAG AATTAGGAGTGCTGATTGGAAAGGGTGGCTATTATGGAAATGTATTCAGAATTACACCCCCCCTATGTTTCACCAAAGAAGATGCAG ACTTCCTTGTGGATGCGATGGACTACACATTTTCCAGAATGTGA